From the bacterium genome, one window contains:
- a CDS encoding UbiX family flavin prenyltransferase, which translates to MKLVIAITGASGAIYAHQLLSFLKNEGGHEVALMASPNGQRILKEEINTTIKDYGFNTFAHTDFNCPFASGSAMADAMVVVPCSMGSMARIATGLASDLISRSADVFLKEKRKLILVPRETPLSLIHIKNMETLSLAGATLIPANPSYYSEPKTIEDVAATVTSRILDHLGIPNNLMKRWKL; encoded by the coding sequence ATGAAACTCGTCATTGCCATTACAGGAGCCAGTGGAGCCATTTATGCCCATCAGCTCTTAAGCTTTCTTAAAAACGAAGGCGGACACGAAGTAGCCCTCATGGCAAGCCCCAATGGCCAACGCATTTTAAAAGAAGAAATTAATACCACAATTAAAGATTACGGTTTCAACACTTTTGCTCATACCGATTTTAACTGCCCTTTCGCCTCGGGATCAGCCATGGCCGATGCTATGGTAGTGGTGCCTTGTAGTATGGGAAGCATGGCGCGGATTGCTACAGGTTTGGCGAGTGATCTTATCAGCCGTTCGGCCGATGTGTTCCTGAAAGAAAAAAGAAAACTCATTTTAGTGCCGCGCGAAACCCCTCTTTCGCTCATCCATATTAAAAACATGGAAACCTTGAGCCTGGCGGGCGCCACACTCATTCCGGCCAATCCCTCATATTATAGTGAGCCAAAGACAATTGAGGATGTAGCCGCTACGGTGACATCTCGTATTCTGGATCATCTGGGTATCCCCAATAATTTGATGAAAAGATGGAAGCTTTAG
- a CDS encoding ubiquinone/menaquinone biosynthesis methyltransferase — protein MNTDVKGLFSDIAPTYDLLNHLLSFSIDKRWRKKTINLIHPDKQSPLHALDLCAGTLDLTIEFLNQFSASTVTSLDFAAPMLEKGKPKLNEEQLSRTQILCADALNTGLPDSSYDVIFCGFGFRNLPNRTQAIKEMYRLLKPEGVVLILEFFKPTRLTTRLFHKTYGNVLLPTVGKLVSGNSEAYRYLHNSIDSFITTSEAIGLFKAGGFQNLEAKKLTLGIADIIRGVK, from the coding sequence ATGAACACCGACGTTAAAGGCCTTTTTTCTGATATTGCTCCTACGTACGACTTACTCAATCATTTGTTAAGTTTTAGTATCGATAAACGCTGGAGAAAAAAAACCATCAATCTTATTCATCCCGATAAACAAAGCCCTCTTCATGCACTCGATTTATGTGCCGGAACACTCGATTTAACTATAGAGTTCTTAAATCAATTTAGTGCTTCCACTGTTACCTCGCTCGATTTTGCAGCCCCCATGCTTGAAAAGGGGAAACCCAAATTAAATGAAGAGCAATTGTCGCGCACTCAAATTTTATGTGCCGATGCCCTTAACACAGGACTTCCCGATTCTTCTTACGATGTTATTTTCTGTGGCTTTGGATTTAGAAATTTACCCAATCGCACCCAAGCCATTAAAGAAATGTACCGCCTGTTAAAACCAGAGGGTGTGGTCCTTATTTTAGAATTTTTTAAACCCACCCGCTTGACTACCCGCCTCTTTCATAAAACATACGGCAATGTGCTACTCCCTACCGTGGGCAAATTAGTTTCGGGCAATAGCGAAGCCTATCGTTATTTACATAACTCTATTGATAGCTTTATTACTACTAGCGAAGCTATTGGCCTTTTTAAAGCAGGTGGCTTTCAAAATCTTGAAGCTAAAAAATTAACCCTTGGTATTGCCGATATTATCCGAGGCGTAAAATGA
- the thiE gene encoding thiamine phosphate synthase, protein MHLSKGFYPIIDESLLKEQSPYQLAEYFLSKGYQTLQLRLKNYKIEDFLPVAQEIYYLKIHNPFTFIINHHVDLARELGADGAHLTYQSMSVAEARKILGPDKIIGVSVHSREEAIQKEKEGANYVTLGAIYKTKSKLEDYPALGLDVLKKTCAALQIPVFAIGGINSSNINDVTSVGVAGFCALGAAFETSKALTNDNK, encoded by the coding sequence ATGCATTTATCCAAAGGTTTCTATCCCATTATCGACGAATCTCTCTTAAAAGAACAAAGTCCGTATCAATTAGCTGAATATTTTTTATCGAAAGGATATCAAACTCTCCAGCTGCGTCTTAAGAATTATAAAATAGAAGATTTTTTGCCAGTCGCTCAAGAAATTTATTATCTCAAAATTCATAATCCTTTTACCTTCATTATCAATCATCACGTAGATTTAGCCCGTGAGTTAGGAGCGGATGGGGCGCATCTCACTTACCAATCAATGAGCGTTGCCGAGGCCAGAAAAATATTAGGGCCTGATAAAATTATCGGTGTGTCTGTGCATTCTAGAGAAGAAGCGATTCAGAAAGAAAAAGAGGGAGCAAACTATGTTACCCTCGGAGCCATCTATAAAACTAAATCAAAACTAGAAGATTATCCGGCGTTAGGCCTTGATGTTTTAAAAAAAACCTGTGCGGCGCTTCAAATTCCCGTGTTTGCTATAGGTGGGATAAATAGCAGTAATATCAATGACGTTACAAGTGTTGGAGTGGCTGGTTTTTGTGCTTTAGGGGCTGCATTTGAGACAAGTAAGGCATTGACTAATGATAACAAATAA
- a CDS encoding ribbon-helix-helix domain-containing protein has product MIRTQISLSQDEYKSAKREAEKRGLSLAELLRRSLRSIIPVSKEKPWMKYAGMVDSQNPNSSQEIDDIIYGQKD; this is encoded by the coding sequence ATGATTCGCACCCAAATTAGCCTTTCTCAGGATGAATATAAGTCTGCAAAAAGAGAAGCGGAGAAGCGGGGTTTATCTTTAGCTGAATTATTAAGACGTTCTTTAAGAAGTATTATTCCAGTATCCAAAGAAAAACCATGGATGAAGTATGCAGGCATGGTTGATTCACAAAATCCCAATTCCAGTCAAGAAATAGACGATATTATTTATGGCCAAAAAGATTAG
- a CDS encoding PIN domain-containing protein, with amino-acid sequence MAKKISVYVDTGAFIAFLDQADTFHPLFLRLFSDPPKLLTSSLVIAEAQAWFLKRYDSYKALQFMSFIEDLKNLEIQGMEKTDIAGATRVLRDYSDQKLTLADASGLWLMKKFKIKSCWSTDRHLNLTGVPLVIYQ; translated from the coding sequence ATGGCCAAAAAGATTAGTGTTTATGTTGATACGGGTGCTTTTATCGCGTTTTTAGATCAGGCCGATACGTTTCATCCTCTTTTTTTAAGACTTTTCAGTGATCCTCCCAAATTATTAACCTCATCATTAGTTATTGCAGAGGCTCAGGCGTGGTTTTTAAAACGTTACGACTCCTACAAAGCTTTGCAATTTATGAGCTTTATAGAAGATTTAAAAAATCTGGAAATTCAAGGAATGGAAAAAACAGATATTGCTGGGGCTACACGTGTATTAAGAGATTATTCTGATCAAAAACTTACTTTAGCTGATGCGAGCGGTTTATGGTTGATGAAAAAATTTAAAATAAAATCCTGCTGGTCTACAGATAGACATTTAAATCTAACAGGAGTGCCTTTAGTCATTTATCAATAA
- the glpK gene encoding glycerol kinase GlpK codes for MQDLILSIDQGTTGTTVLILDKALNILAKKNNEFTQHYPEPGWVEHDANEIWQSTVKTIGEALLLAGMDPARIAAIGITNQRETTVVWNRETSAPIHKAIVWQDRRTASLCEKLKKSGKEKNVRAKTGLLLDPYFSGTKIKWILDNVKGAREQAKNGQLAFGTIDTFLTWKLTNGKSHVTDVSNASRTLLMNLKTLAWDKELLKLLTVPESLLPSICPSSHVYGVTKNVPGIPDGIPIAGIAGDQQAALFGQACFGMGEAKCTYGTGSFLLMNIGPKPILSKKGLVTTVAWQVGGKVSYALEGSSFIAGAAVQWLRDGLKMIHSSSEIEALASEVPDSGGVTFVPALAGLGAPHWNPHARGVIGGITRGTTKAHIARATLEGIAFQQMEILTAMEKDSGRKLKQLKVDGGASVNNLMMQFQSDILGTPLVRPKMVETTGLGAAFLAGLAVGLWKNQDEIKASWKEDAAFTPMINKKKRDELLKGWVAAVKKA; via the coding sequence ATGCAAGACCTAATTTTATCCATCGACCAAGGCACCACCGGTACCACCGTTTTAATTTTAGATAAAGCCCTCAACATTTTAGCCAAAAAAAATAACGAGTTTACTCAGCATTATCCTGAGCCAGGTTGGGTAGAACACGATGCTAATGAGATTTGGCAATCTACGGTTAAAACAATTGGCGAGGCACTTTTACTTGCCGGTATGGATCCTGCACGTATTGCCGCCATTGGCATTACCAACCAGCGTGAAACTACTGTTGTTTGGAATCGAGAAACATCTGCACCTATTCATAAAGCCATTGTATGGCAAGACAGGCGCACAGCATCGCTGTGTGAAAAATTAAAAAAATCGGGTAAAGAAAAAAACGTACGTGCCAAAACAGGACTTTTACTCGACCCTTATTTTTCGGGTACCAAAATTAAATGGATATTAGACAATGTAAAAGGTGCCCGTGAGCAGGCTAAAAATGGACAATTGGCCTTTGGTACTATTGATACTTTTTTAACCTGGAAACTTACAAATGGAAAAAGTCATGTAACCGATGTATCCAATGCCTCACGTACCCTACTGATGAATTTAAAAACGCTGGCTTGGGATAAGGAGCTGTTAAAACTTCTTACCGTTCCCGAATCTCTTTTACCCAGCATCTGCCCTTCTTCTCACGTTTATGGCGTTACTAAAAACGTGCCAGGCATACCCGATGGCATTCCCATTGCCGGCATTGCTGGCGATCAACAAGCAGCACTTTTTGGCCAAGCTTGTTTTGGTATGGGCGAAGCCAAATGCACTTACGGCACAGGCTCTTTTTTACTGATGAACATTGGCCCCAAACCTATCCTTTCTAAAAAAGGACTTGTTACTACGGTTGCTTGGCAAGTGGGTGGCAAGGTGTCGTATGCGCTGGAAGGTTCCAGCTTTATTGCTGGCGCTGCTGTTCAGTGGTTACGCGATGGTTTAAAAATGATTCATTCCTCTTCCGAAATTGAAGCATTAGCATCAGAAGTTCCTGATAGTGGCGGCGTTACTTTTGTTCCAGCCTTAGCTGGCCTGGGAGCTCCGCATTGGAACCCGCATGCGCGAGGGGTAATTGGCGGTATTACGCGCGGCACCACAAAAGCACACATTGCTCGCGCCACGCTTGAAGGCATTGCGTTTCAGCAAATGGAAATTTTAACGGCCATGGAAAAAGATTCGGGACGAAAATTAAAACAGCTTAAAGTAGATGGTGGCGCCTCGGTTAATAATTTGATGATGCAATTTCAGAGCGATATTTTGGGTACTCCTCTTGTTCGTCCCAAAATGGTGGAAACCACAGGCTTGGGTGCTGCATTCTTGGCAGGACTTGCTGTAGGGCTTTGGAAAAACCAAGATGAGATTAAAGCTTCCTGGAAAGAAGATGCTGCGTTTACGCCGATGATTAATAAAAAGAAACGGGATGAACTGTTAAAAGGCTGGGTAGCAGCTGTTAAAAAAGCTTAG
- a CDS encoding alpha/beta fold hydrolase codes for MFYNPQIDSIVKTGNNGAGVLVLHGFTGTPDSMRPVVNELHAQGFSVNAPLLDGHGTTPEKCAQTTWHHWYQSTQKAYMELNEQCSKVFVCGLSMGALLSLKLCIDYPQSISGAACLATPLYLKGWVRGLLPIVFGTPIKKVWKFQKKFEVDIKDPMAKKNFWNYDKMPISCVASIMELQNLVHESLEKITTPLLLVHSRHDSTAPYDSMMKVAQKVSSNITETVTLENSYHVITIDYEKDLVAGKVSEFFNRFL; via the coding sequence ATGTTTTATAACCCTCAGATTGATTCAATTGTAAAAACCGGCAACAACGGGGCTGGAGTTTTAGTACTTCATGGGTTTACCGGCACTCCCGATTCAATGCGCCCCGTAGTTAATGAACTCCATGCTCAAGGATTTAGCGTAAACGCACCTCTTTTGGATGGCCACGGCACAACCCCTGAAAAATGTGCTCAAACCACATGGCACCATTGGTATCAAAGCACCCAAAAGGCCTACATGGAACTTAACGAGCAATGTTCTAAAGTATTTGTGTGTGGCTTATCTATGGGTGCCCTTTTGTCGCTTAAATTGTGTATCGATTATCCTCAATCCATTTCGGGTGCAGCGTGCCTGGCAACGCCACTCTATTTGAAGGGCTGGGTGCGCGGATTATTACCTATTGTATTTGGCACCCCCATTAAAAAAGTATGGAAGTTTCAAAAAAAGTTTGAAGTTGATATTAAAGACCCCATGGCCAAAAAGAATTTTTGGAATTACGATAAAATGCCCATATCGTGTGTTGCTAGCATTATGGAATTGCAAAATTTGGTGCATGAATCTCTGGAAAAAATTACAACCCCTCTACTACTTGTTCACTCACGACACGACTCTACAGCTCCTTACGATTCCATGATGAAAGTAGCACAAAAAGTATCTTCTAATATTACCGAAACAGTCACACTAGAAAACTCGTATCATGTCATTACAATTGACTACGAAAAAGATTTAGTGGCGGGAAAAGTTTCAGAATTTTTTAACCGATTTTTATAA
- a CDS encoding polyprenyl synthetase family protein — translation MDIKEICIPIAADIKHLDEFMSASLVSKVPFVQGVVEYVIQNGGKRLRPILTILSSKVCGARDDSGVRVGAAIEFLHTASLLHDDVIDNAQIRRGKKSANNNWGNQVSVLVGDFFYCRAMDILVNQGSLKVLRVITDAVTTTTEGEIFEITKTNDVELTEADYMKIIDGKTAALIAASCQAGGILGGASEELQLSLYKFGHYVGLAFQLMDDILDYTADEKEFGKVNGGDLKEGKLTLPLIAAMKKSNNEERHFIKNILLSTSMKPEDFSRVLDLIKKYDGIQETIILAKSYVSKAKESLDYLRPSLEKEALINIADYITERRH, via the coding sequence ATGGACATAAAAGAAATTTGTATTCCCATTGCCGCCGATATCAAACATTTGGACGAGTTTATGAGCGCAAGTCTTGTTTCCAAGGTTCCTTTTGTTCAGGGTGTGGTGGAATATGTGATTCAAAATGGTGGTAAACGCCTGCGTCCTATTCTTACAATTCTTTCTTCCAAAGTATGTGGGGCTCGTGATGACAGCGGTGTTCGCGTTGGAGCCGCTATCGAATTTTTGCACACAGCCTCTTTACTGCATGATGATGTAATTGATAATGCCCAGATTCGCCGTGGTAAAAAGTCGGCCAATAACAATTGGGGTAATCAGGTGAGTGTGTTGGTGGGCGATTTTTTTTACTGTCGTGCCATGGATATTTTGGTGAATCAGGGAAGTCTTAAAGTATTGCGTGTTATTACCGATGCGGTAACCACCACTACCGAAGGTGAAATTTTTGAAATTACCAAAACAAACGATGTAGAACTTACCGAAGCCGATTACATGAAAATTATTGATGGCAAAACGGCAGCTCTTATTGCGGCTTCGTGCCAGGCTGGTGGTATTTTAGGAGGGGCTTCAGAAGAATTACAATTATCACTTTATAAATTTGGCCATTATGTAGGGCTTGCTTTTCAATTGATGGATGACATTTTAGATTATACGGCCGATGAAAAAGAATTTGGCAAGGTAAACGGTGGTGATTTAAAAGAAGGTAAATTAACTTTGCCACTCATTGCAGCCATGAAGAAGTCAAATAACGAAGAACGTCATTTTATTAAAAATATTCTTTTATCTACTTCTATGAAGCCAGAAGATTTTTCCCGTGTTTTAGACCTTATCAAAAAATACGACGGCATCCAGGAAACCATTATTTTAGCCAAAAGTTATGTGTCTAAAGCAAAAGAAAGTTTAGACTATTTGCGTCCCTCACTAGAAAAAGAAGCGCTCATCAATATTGCCGATTATATTACCGAACGCCGCCATTAA
- a CDS encoding helix-hairpin-helix domain-containing protein, with protein MKQFISMMMLVVTLFAAGASFAASQKNYSGVINVNTATAQELMILPGIGEAKAKVIIEARTAKPFSKNEDLLNVKGIGEKTLAAWQPYIVFEGQTTLKEVAANDNTQAAVKKQ; from the coding sequence ATGAAACAATTCATCAGCATGATGATGTTAGTAGTAACCTTATTTGCGGCAGGTGCAAGCTTTGCCGCTTCTCAAAAAAACTATAGCGGCGTGATTAACGTCAACACCGCTACTGCTCAGGAACTCATGATTTTACCCGGCATTGGCGAAGCCAAAGCTAAGGTAATCATTGAAGCCCGCACGGCTAAACCTTTTTCCAAAAACGAAGACCTTTTAAATGTAAAAGGAATTGGTGAAAAAACCTTGGCCGCTTGGCAGCCCTATATTGTGTTTGAAGGACAAACCACTTTAAAAGAAGTGGCCGCTAATGATAACACGCAAGCCGCTGTTAAAAAGCAGTAG
- a CDS encoding type II toxin-antitoxin system VapC family toxin: MSIAIDTNIFIYAQVSFYSQHKKVNSYLEALLNSGNIFYISWQIFYEYCQVMTYPGSYIKPMSIQEALSAFNFYLTHPSCHLLKETTEHTSVFESLIQELPSSKGVFIHDLHYATLLKENGINTVVSCDTDFKKFDFLKVINPAL, from the coding sequence ATGAGTATAGCCATTGATACTAATATTTTTATTTATGCGCAGGTCAGTTTTTATTCTCAACATAAAAAAGTAAATTCTTATTTAGAAGCTCTTCTTAATTCTGGAAATATTTTTTATATTAGCTGGCAGATATTTTACGAATATTGTCAGGTGATGACTTATCCAGGTTCGTATATTAAGCCTATGTCAATTCAAGAAGCGCTGAGTGCTTTTAATTTTTATTTAACTCATCCTTCTTGTCATCTTCTCAAAGAAACCACCGAGCATACTTCTGTTTTTGAAAGTTTGATTCAAGAGCTGCCATCCAGCAAAGGAGTGTTTATTCATGATCTTCATTATGCTACTTTGCTTAAAGAAAACGGCATTAACACGGTAGTGAGCTGCGATACTGATTTTAAGAAATTTGATTTTTTAAAGGTAATTAACCCGGCTTTGTAG
- a CDS encoding patatin-like phospholipase family protein: MGLTIINKFQPSQKKEASKIALVLAGGAISGGAFKVGGLKALNDYLVNKKVTNFDIYVGLSAGAFLIAPLAGGIPPEEMLASLDGQSKQFSQLSPFHLYRPNVLEFLERPLKFVYGHLTFFPGIIYDLIKAFPSLKLDLVKNLKELLLHPSYSTYEQFMTPLLRVMYATRTIPTIGELMPSGLFDNSSIENFIRDNMKSNRMTNNFKVLKRMSGRSLYISAMDLDTSERVVFGPDEKNDVTISEAIQASTAIPGFYKPACLKGVDYIDGGVRNTANIDIAVAKGADLVICYNPFRPFNNKLVIEYLREENHYVTKSKRISNWGIGMIFNQVFRTLFHSRLMAVIQNYREDPSFKKDVILLQPAEDDSDFFALNPLFFWNRAKAASQGFHSVTESINQNFDKIAPIMQKHGLQFTRERVDMDAMRMAKSNFDDQIVMEVLEDTSIKPKKGFRVVSGGRR; encoded by the coding sequence ATGGGTTTAACAATTATTAACAAATTTCAACCGTCCCAAAAAAAAGAAGCCTCTAAAATTGCTTTAGTGTTGGCCGGTGGTGCCATTTCGGGAGGCGCTTTTAAAGTAGGTGGTCTTAAAGCCTTAAACGATTACCTGGTTAATAAAAAAGTTACTAATTTTGATATTTATGTAGGCTTATCGGCCGGTGCTTTTCTCATTGCCCCCTTGGCCGGCGGCATTCCGCCGGAGGAAATGCTGGCAAGTTTAGATGGCCAATCCAAACAATTTTCGCAACTCTCCCCTTTTCATTTATACCGCCCCAATGTTTTAGAGTTTTTGGAACGCCCTCTTAAATTTGTTTACGGGCATCTCACTTTTTTTCCGGGCATTATTTACGATTTAATCAAAGCTTTTCCATCCCTCAAACTGGACTTGGTTAAAAATTTAAAGGAACTGCTGCTGCACCCCTCGTACTCTACCTACGAACAGTTTATGACGCCTCTTTTGCGCGTGATGTATGCCACCCGAACCATCCCCACCATTGGCGAGCTCATGCCCTCGGGTTTATTTGATAACAGTTCTATTGAAAACTTCATCCGCGATAATATGAAAAGCAACCGGATGACCAATAATTTTAAGGTTTTAAAACGCATGTCGGGCCGCTCACTCTATATTTCGGCCATGGATTTAGATACATCAGAGCGAGTGGTATTTGGCCCTGACGAAAAAAATGATGTTACCATTTCTGAAGCTATCCAAGCCTCTACCGCCATCCCTGGTTTTTATAAACCAGCCTGTCTTAAAGGCGTTGATTACATAGATGGTGGTGTGCGCAATACGGCCAATATTGATATTGCTGTGGCTAAAGGCGCCGACTTGGTTATTTGCTACAACCCTTTCCGTCCTTTTAATAATAAATTGGTGATTGAATATTTACGTGAAGAAAATCATTACGTCACCAAATCGAAACGTATTTCTAACTGGGGCATCGGCATGATTTTTAACCAGGTGTTTCGTACTCTTTTTCATTCACGCCTTATGGCGGTCATCCAAAATTACCGTGAAGATCCCTCGTTTAAAAAAGATGTCATTTTGCTGCAACCCGCCGAAGACGACAGCGATTTTTTTGCTCTCAATCCTCTTTTCTTTTGGAACCGTGCTAAAGCAGCTTCTCAGGGTTTTCACTCGGTTACCGAATCTATTAATCAAAATTTTGATAAAATTGCCCCCATCATGCAAAAACATGGCCTCCAATTTACGCGCGAACGCGTTGATATGGATGCTATGCGCATGGCTAAATCCAACTTTGACGATCAAATCGTTATGGAAGTTTTAGAAGATACCTCTATTAAACCTAAAAAAGGTTTTCGCGTAGTTTCTGGTGGAAGAAGATAA
- a CDS encoding 1-acyl-sn-glycerol-3-phosphate acyltransferase has product MRGTIASLVLFPTLMLANIFQMASIVVKPFSQPVFRKINRFIANTWWGMCVLWAEKINGTQVIISGDNVPVKENAIVIINHQNMTDILVLLKYALTKQRLGDLKWFVKKSLQKVPGVGWGLNFLDALFIRRNWMDDQQLIEETFATLIQYKVPMWIISFVEGTRSRPHKIAKSREYAIKNGLKPLNYVLTPRTKGFVGTVKGLKNHATVVYDLTIGYEENPPPDLWQWMTGQVRRAHLYVRRYELSKLPQDEKGLSDWLLKVFEEKDELLAYFYTNKSFPIPL; this is encoded by the coding sequence ATGCGCGGCACCATAGCCTCCCTCGTACTCTTTCCCACCTTGATGCTGGCCAATATTTTTCAAATGGCAAGTATTGTAGTAAAACCTTTTTCGCAACCGGTGTTTAGAAAAATTAACCGTTTTATTGCCAACACCTGGTGGGGCATGTGTGTACTGTGGGCCGAAAAAATTAACGGCACACAAGTGATAATTAGCGGCGATAATGTGCCTGTTAAAGAAAATGCCATTGTCATCATCAACCATCAAAACATGACCGATATTTTGGTGCTCCTTAAATACGCACTCACCAAACAGCGTTTAGGCGATTTAAAATGGTTTGTTAAAAAAAGTTTGCAGAAAGTTCCCGGCGTGGGTTGGGGCCTTAATTTTTTAGATGCACTTTTTATTAGGCGTAACTGGATGGACGATCAACAATTAATTGAAGAAACTTTTGCAACCCTCATTCAATATAAAGTTCCCATGTGGATCATTTCGTTTGTAGAAGGAACACGGTCACGTCCGCATAAAATTGCTAAAAGCCGGGAGTACGCTATCAAAAACGGTTTAAAACCTCTCAATTATGTACTTACTCCTCGTACCAAGGGTTTTGTAGGTACCGTTAAAGGATTAAAAAACCACGCCACGGTTGTTTACGACCTCACCATCGGCTACGAAGAAAATCCTCCACCCGATTTATGGCAATGGATGACTGGGCAAGTACGCCGCGCACATTTATACGTACGCCGTTATGAGCTCTCCAAATTACCTCAAGATGAAAAAGGTTTATCGGACTGGCTGCTAAAAGTATTTGAAGAGAAAGATGAACTATTAGCTTATTTCTATACAAATAAATCTTTTCCTATCCCACTGTAG
- the ettA gene encoding energy-dependent translational throttle protein EttA has translation MAEENQKIIFSMVGVSKTYPPKKQVLKDIYLSFFYGAKIGVLGLNGSGKSSLLKVIAGLDKDITGEVTFSKGFSIGLLEQEPQLDPTKTVRQIVEEGCGEVVGLLKEFEAINAKFAEPMDDDAMTKLLERQAAVQEKLEASGGWELDTKLNLAMDALRCPPDDALIKNLSGGEKRRVALCRLLLQEPDVLLLDEPTNHLDAESVFFLERHLQQYKGTVIAVTHDRYFLDNVAGWILELDRGHGIPWKGNYSSWLEQKETRLKQEEKMESKRQKTLARELEWINKSPEARRSKSKARIANYEQMLKEDSQKRDDELEIYIPPGPRLGQQVIEAKGVSKAYGDKLLFENLNFALPQGGIVGIIGPNGAGKTTLFKMIMGLEKPDKGTFTVGDTVKLAYADQNRFDLSDKRTVYDVISGGHENIKLGSRELNSRAYVSRFNFSGTDQQKPINVLSGGERNRVHLAITLKEGGNVLLLDEPTNDLDVNTLQALETALENFAGCAVVISHDRWFLDRIATHMLAFEGDSQVVWFDGNFSDYEADKRRRLGDDADKLTRIKYKKFKKE, from the coding sequence ATGGCTGAAGAAAATCAAAAAATTATATTTTCCATGGTGGGGGTATCTAAAACCTATCCACCCAAAAAGCAGGTTTTAAAAGATATTTATTTGTCATTTTTTTACGGCGCCAAAATTGGCGTATTAGGTTTAAACGGTTCTGGTAAATCGAGCCTCCTCAAAGTGATTGCCGGGCTCGATAAAGATATTACCGGCGAAGTGACTTTTTCCAAAGGATTCTCCATCGGTTTACTCGAACAAGAACCCCAGCTCGATCCCACCAAAACGGTTCGTCAAATTGTAGAAGAAGGTTGCGGCGAAGTAGTGGGCCTTCTCAAAGAATTTGAAGCCATTAATGCTAAATTTGCTGAGCCCATGGATGACGATGCGATGACTAAACTTCTCGAGCGCCAAGCCGCTGTGCAGGAAAAACTGGAAGCTTCTGGGGGTTGGGAACTGGACACCAAGCTTAATTTGGCCATGGATGCCCTCCGTTGCCCCCCGGATGATGCACTTATTAAAAATTTATCGGGTGGTGAAAAGCGCCGCGTGGCGCTGTGTCGGCTTTTGTTACAAGAACCGGATGTTCTTTTGCTGGATGAACCAACCAACCATTTGGATGCCGAATCTGTTTTTTTCCTCGAACGTCATCTCCAACAATATAAGGGTACTGTTATTGCCGTAACCCACGATCGCTACTTTTTAGATAATGTGGCGGGCTGGATTTTAGAACTCGATCGCGGGCATGGAATACCCTGGAAAGGTAATTACTCCTCCTGGTTAGAGCAAAAAGAAACCCGTCTTAAACAAGAAGAAAAGATGGAAAGTAAGCGCCAAAAAACTTTGGCTCGCGAACTGGAGTGGATTAATAAAAGCCCTGAGGCCCGTCGTTCTAAAAGCAAGGCGCGTATTGCCAATTATGAGCAGATGCTCAAAGAAGATAGTCAAAAGCGGGATGATGAATTGGAAATTTATATCCCACCAGGACCTCGCTTGGGTCAGCAAGTGATCGAAGCCAAAGGCGTTAGTAAAGCCTATGGCGATAAACTCCTATTTGAAAATCTAAATTTTGCACTCCCTCAGGGCGGTATTGTGGGTATTATTGGCCCTAACGGTGCCGGTAAAACAACCCTCTTTAAGATGATTATGGGTTTGGAAAAACCGGATAAGGGTACATTTACCGTGGGTGATACGGTAAAACTGGCTTATGCCGATCAGAACCGTTTTGATCTTTCGGATAAACGCACGGTGTATGACGTCATCAGTGGTGGGCATGAAAATATAAAGTTAGGCTCACGCGAGCTTAATTCACGTGCTTACGTGTCGCGTTTTAATTTTTCGGGTACTGATCAACAAAAACCTATTAACGTTCTCTCCGGTGGTGAACGTAACCGTGTGCATTTGGCTATTACTCTAAAAGAAGGTGGTAACGTTTTGCTTTTGGATGAACCGACCAACGATTTGGACGTGAACACACTCCAGGCTTTGGAAACCGCCCTCGAAAATTTTGCCGGTTGCGCCGTTGTTATTTCGCATGATCGCTGGTTTTTGGATCGCATTGCCACGCACATGTTGGCTTTTGAAGGCGATAGTCAGGTGGTGTGGTTTGACGGCAATTTTTCGGACTACGAAGCTGATAAGCGTCGGCGTTTGGGTGACGATGCCGATAAGCTCACGCGTATTAAGTATAAGAAGTTTAAGAAGGAATAA